CTTGAGCAGCGTCTTACCGAAGGGTGTGTGAGCAACCTCAGGATGGAATTGCAGACCGAAGATGTTGTTGTCGTTGCCCATGACTGCCAGCGGCGAATTTTCGGTATACGCCAGCGATCTGAAGCCCTGTGGCAATTGTTCGACACGGTCGCCGTGGCTCATCCACGCGGCGGACGACTCAGGAATTTCTTTAAATAGGGGAGATTTAAGGTCTGAAAGGTGCAAAATCGCGTGGCCGTATTCACGGGCTTGACCGCGGGCGACGACGCCACCGAGTTGCTGGGTGATCAACTGCATGCCGTAGCAAATGCCCAGGATCGGAAGTTTGCTTTCGTAAATATACGCCGGAGCCATGGGAGCGCCGGGGGCATAAACACTGGCCGGACCGCCGGACAGGATGAAACCCTTGGGATTCAGGTGGGCGATTTTTTCCCAGGGCGTATCATGGGAAACCAGTTCGCAATAAACATGGAGTTCACGAATCCGGCGGGCAATCAGGAGACTGTATTGAGAGCCAAAATCGAAGATAACTATAGATTCACGTGAAGCACCGGAAACGGCTTCGCCCTTGGCCGGTTTCTCGATTGCTTGTTTGGCGATTTCGAGGTAGGTGGCAACCTCAATGTCACCTGAGGTCGCTACACGGAGGGTTTCTGACGGGGTGGTTTCGTCTCTTTTTTCGGTCATTTCGGTAGTGTTAAAGATTACCATTCTGATATACTAGCGTCAAGAATTTCAACTTAACTTAACATAACGAGGCACCAAGTATCTCATCCTCTCAAACCCAGAGCGACGCATCGCGCGCAATCGAAATACTGAAAAACGGCGGCGTGATTGCCATACCGACCGACACTGTCTATTGCCTGGCAGCCAGTTTAAAATATCCCGAAGCCATCGGAAGGATTTTCGACATCAAGGGCAGGGTGACGACCAAGGCTTTACCGGTGCTAGTTGCCGACGTTATCCAGATGCGGCAGGTGGCGGAAATGAACCCCCTGGCAGAGGTGCTGGTTAGACGGTTTATGCCGGGCGGTCTGACGCTGATCCTGCCGAAGAAACCGGTCGTTCCTGACATCGTAACCGGTGGCAAACCAAGCGTTGCCGTGCGCATCCCTGGACACACCCTGACTCTTTACATCATCAAAGCGGTGGGGACTCCTTTGACCGGTACATCGGCTAACCTTTCGGGGAGGGGCAGCGTTTGCGAGGCGGCGGACGTCCGGGCTCAGCTTGGTGATAGTGTGGACTTGGTTCTCGATAGCGGCCGGTGCCCCGGCGGAATAGAGTCGACAATTGTCGATCTGACTGGGCCTGAAAGTCCGGTCATAGTGAGAGAGGGAGCGGTGCCGCGGTCAGAATTGGAAGCTTATTATTTTAAATAGAGGTCTGAATGAGAATCGCAATAGGGAATGACCATCGCGGGTACGAGCTTAAACTAAAGATCGTTGAATGGCTCAAGAGCCAGGGATACGAAGTTACCGATGTTGGCGCCTTCTCCGAAGAATCGGCTGACTATCCGGATTTTGCCGCTAAAGTAGCTAAAGCGGTAGCTCAGGGCCAGGCCGAGCGCGGAGTTCTCATTTGCGGCACCGGCATTGGCATGAGCATGTCGGCTAATAAAATGCCAGGTATCCGGGCGGCATTGGTGTACAAACCTGAATATGCGGCTTTGACGAGGATGCACAATGATGCCAACGTCCTTTGTCTTGGCGAGATGAACGGCGACGATCTCAATATGGAAGTGCTAAAGGTGTTCATGGGGACGCAGTTCGAAGGCGGCCGGCATCAAAGGCGCATTGATAAAATTCAGGGCCGCTGCTGTTAAACAACGACTCTTTAATCGTAATTCCTTGAAAATTAAAACCGCCTGTGCTATGTTTAGGCACTGCTCGCCCATCCGTCCCTTCGCGGACGGATTTTAGTTAGGGGGGACTAAATGAGAAGCGACTCGATCAAAAAAGGCGCCGAAAGAGCCCCCCACCGCGCGCTCCTCCGTTCTCTTGGTGTCAGCCCCGCAGATTTCAACAAACCCTTCATCGG
This is a stretch of genomic DNA from Dehalogenimonas etheniformans. It encodes these proteins:
- a CDS encoding L-threonylcarbamoyladenylate synthase, with product MSSSQTQSDASRAIEILKNGGVIAIPTDTVYCLAASLKYPEAIGRIFDIKGRVTTKALPVLVADVIQMRQVAEMNPLAEVLVRRFMPGGLTLILPKKPVVPDIVTGGKPSVAVRIPGHTLTLYIIKAVGTPLTGTSANLSGRGSVCEAADVRAQLGDSVDLVLDSGRCPGGIESTIVDLTGPESPVIVREGAVPRSELEAYYFK
- the rpiB gene encoding ribose 5-phosphate isomerase B; this encodes MRIAIGNDHRGYELKLKIVEWLKSQGYEVTDVGAFSEESADYPDFAAKVAKAVAQGQAERGVLICGTGIGMSMSANKMPGIRAALVYKPEYAALTRMHNDANVLCLGEMNGDDLNMEVLKVFMGTQFEGGRHQRRIDKIQGRCC